One window of Novosphingobium sp. P6W genomic DNA carries:
- the trxA gene encoding thioredoxin, whose protein sequence is MSTIAVTDASFEDDVLKSDKPVLVDFWADWCGPCKMIGPALEEIGEELADKVIIAKMDIMANTGVPAQIGVKSIPLLVLFKDGQPVAQKLGAAPKNALKGWLEAEL, encoded by the coding sequence ATGTCCACCATTGCCGTTACCGACGCCAGCTTCGAGGACGACGTCCTCAAGTCCGACAAGCCCGTCCTCGTGGATTTCTGGGCCGACTGGTGCGGTCCGTGCAAGATGATCGGCCCGGCTCTCGAAGAAATCGGCGAGGAACTGGCCGACAAGGTGATCATCGCCAAGATGGACATCATGGCCAACACCGGCGTTCCGGCGCAGATCGGCGTCAAGTCGATCCCGCTGCTGGTGCTGTTCAAGGACGGTCAGCCGGTTGCGCAGAAGCTGGGCGCAGCGCCCAAGAACGCGCTCAAGGGCTGGCTCGAAGCCGAGCTTTGA
- a CDS encoding inositol monophosphatase family protein produces MIMPPLHAAVEAIMREASERAILPHYQSLAASEIDNKAADDVVTIADREAEALLTERLSALLPEAAVVGEEAVFEDASVMERLKDGLCWIVDPVDGTNNFAAGKPPFGVIVALADRGEILGGWILDCLSGRFCHAGLGTGAWIGGERITARTTGETPPVAAISTIFLDEGAREKVLTHIAPHYRLVDIPRCAAEQYPRLLLGTNDISVFNRTLPWDHAAGVLLLNEAGGKAARPDGSAYRADEYERRDLIGASSPALWDDFAKIVAKIG; encoded by the coding sequence GTGATAATGCCCCCCCTCCACGCCGCCGTGGAAGCCATCATGCGCGAGGCCAGCGAGCGTGCGATCCTGCCGCACTACCAGTCGCTTGCCGCCAGCGAGATCGACAACAAGGCGGCGGACGACGTCGTCACCATTGCCGACCGCGAAGCCGAAGCCCTGCTGACCGAGCGCCTTTCCGCCCTGCTGCCAGAAGCAGCGGTAGTCGGCGAAGAAGCCGTGTTCGAGGACGCCTCGGTGATGGAGCGCCTGAAGGACGGCCTGTGCTGGATCGTCGATCCGGTGGATGGCACCAATAACTTCGCCGCCGGCAAGCCGCCTTTCGGCGTGATCGTGGCGCTGGCTGACCGGGGCGAAATCCTCGGCGGCTGGATTCTCGACTGCCTCAGCGGCCGGTTCTGCCATGCCGGCCTTGGCACCGGCGCCTGGATCGGCGGAGAGCGGATCACTGCCCGCACCACCGGCGAAACGCCGCCGGTAGCGGCCATCTCGACGATCTTCCTTGATGAAGGCGCGCGGGAGAAAGTGCTCACCCACATCGCCCCGCATTACCGCCTTGTCGACATCCCGCGCTGCGCCGCCGAACAGTACCCGCGCCTGCTGCTGGGCACCAACGACATATCGGTGTTCAACCGCACTCTGCCGTGGGACCACGCGGCGGGCGTGCTGCTGCTGAACGAGGCCGGCGGCAAGGCCGCCCGTCCCGACGGCAGCGCCTACCGCGCCGACGAATACGAGCGCCGCGATCTCATCGGCGCCTCCAGCCCGGCGCTGTGGGACGACTTCGCAAAGATCGTCGCTAAAATCGGCTGA
- a CDS encoding glutathione S-transferase family protein translates to MASPIFTLWGRLNSHNVKKIAWFAEELGLNYVRNDIGGQFGYTDDYLAKNPNGLIPMIEDGKVVLWESNAILRYMAAEYGGERWFPRDPIDRALADRWMDWQFTYAEAQRVPFLSHARTPREDWDQEAIARNVATCARQMTVLDKYLSEKPWLSGDTFGIGDIPMGVYAYTWFSLPFEKPEFAAVADWYTRLCKRPGFAAQVMIPLT, encoded by the coding sequence ATGGCCTCTCCCATATTCACGCTCTGGGGGCGACTGAACTCCCACAACGTCAAGAAGATCGCCTGGTTCGCCGAGGAACTGGGCCTCAACTACGTGCGTAACGATATCGGCGGCCAATTCGGCTATACCGACGACTATCTCGCCAAGAACCCCAATGGCCTGATCCCAATGATCGAGGACGGCAAGGTGGTGCTGTGGGAATCGAACGCGATCCTGCGCTACATGGCAGCCGAATACGGCGGCGAGCGCTGGTTCCCGCGCGATCCCATCGACCGCGCACTGGCCGACCGCTGGATGGATTGGCAATTCACTTATGCCGAGGCGCAGCGCGTGCCGTTCCTCAGCCATGCCCGCACCCCGCGCGAAGACTGGGACCAGGAAGCCATCGCCCGTAATGTGGCAACCTGCGCCCGCCAGATGACGGTGCTGGACAAGTACCTTTCGGAAAAACCATGGCTGTCGGGTGACACCTTCGGCATCGGCGACATCCCCATGGGCGTCTACGCCTACACCTGGTTCAGCCTGCCTTTCGAAAAGCCCGAGTTCGCCGCCGTGGCCGACTGGTACACGCGGCTGTGCAAGCGCCCCGGCTTCGCCGCCCAAGTGATGATCCCGCTGACGTGA
- the argJ gene encoding bifunctional glutamate N-acetyltransferase/amino-acid acetyltransferase ArgJ, protein MAYPVSPLASPFPALPAIAGVTPHVVRAGYKDWGRCDLTYVTFEEGTAVAGVFTKNLCCSSEVELGRDNVVQGRARALVVNAGNSNAFTGYRGREAVEQIMDQVAAHIGCAREQVFVSSTGVIGVPLPKDKAREGVEKALTAQPCTWEDAANTIATTDTFAKGAAATAMIGDTKVTISAIIKGSGMIAPDMATMLGYLFTDAAVEPAFLQACLSAANLRTFSCITVDSDTSTSDTVLAFATGKAGNAPLTSFQSDGAHAFAAAVHDACRQLAHLVVRDGEGAQKFIAVAVTGAVSDESARKVGMAIANSPLVKTAIAGEDANWGRVVMAVGKAGEPADRDKLSIGFGGTWAAREGLPLPDYDEAPVAAHLKGHDISIEVDLGLGDGSATVWTCDLTHGYISINADYRS, encoded by the coding sequence ATGGCCTACCCCGTCTCCCCGCTCGCCTCGCCCTTCCCCGCCCTGCCCGCGATCGCGGGGGTGACGCCGCACGTCGTGCGCGCCGGTTACAAGGACTGGGGCCGCTGCGACCTCACCTATGTCACGTTCGAGGAAGGCACCGCCGTCGCGGGCGTCTTCACGAAAAACCTGTGCTGTTCGAGCGAGGTCGAACTGGGCCGCGACAACGTGGTGCAAGGCCGTGCCCGTGCACTGGTGGTCAATGCCGGAAATTCCAACGCCTTCACCGGCTACCGCGGCCGCGAAGCGGTGGAACAGATCATGGATCAGGTCGCCGCCCACATCGGCTGCGCGCGTGAGCAGGTGTTCGTCTCGTCCACCGGCGTGATCGGCGTGCCGCTGCCCAAGGACAAGGCGCGCGAAGGCGTTGAAAAGGCGCTCACCGCCCAGCCCTGCACCTGGGAAGACGCCGCCAACACCATCGCCACAACCGACACCTTCGCCAAGGGCGCTGCGGCAACGGCGATGATCGGCGACACCAAGGTCACGATCAGCGCCATCATCAAGGGCTCGGGCATGATCGCGCCCGACATGGCGACGATGCTGGGCTACCTGTTCACTGACGCAGCGGTGGAGCCGGCGTTCCTGCAGGCCTGCCTCTCCGCCGCGAACCTGCGCACGTTCTCCTGCATCACCGTCGATTCGGACACCTCGACCAGCGACACCGTGCTCGCCTTTGCCACTGGCAAGGCAGGCAACGCCCCGCTCACCTCGTTCCAGAGCGACGGCGCCCATGCTTTCGCCGCCGCCGTCCATGACGCGTGCCGCCAGCTTGCCCACCTCGTCGTGCGCGACGGCGAGGGCGCGCAAAAGTTCATCGCAGTCGCCGTCACCGGCGCCGTCTCGGACGAGAGCGCCCGCAAGGTCGGCATGGCCATCGCCAACTCGCCGCTGGTCAAGACCGCCATCGCGGGCGAGGACGCCAACTGGGGCCGCGTCGTCATGGCCGTGGGCAAGGCAGGCGAACCGGCGGACCGCGACAAGCTCTCGATCGGCTTCGGCGGCACTTGGGCTGCACGCGAAGGTCTGCCGCTGCCCGACTACGACGAGGCTCCTGTCGCCGCGCACCTCAAGGGCCACGACATCTCGATCGAGGTCGACCTGGGCCTTGGCGATGGCAGCGCCACCGTGTGGACCTGCGACCTGACGCACGGCTACATCTCGATCAATGCTGATTACCGGAGCTGA
- a CDS encoding acyltransferase translates to MNPATTDRPKGPGRLVLLDGLRGVAAIGVVLFHAQLSGAGHAFSRGYLFVDLFFLLSGFVLTLAFETRFAGGLAATPFLRQRLRRFLPMIAAGAAMGFLALLGRDYPLVACVLALVVSAAMIPLPMATIFPLNPPQWSLMVELIANAVHARWLHRMTSAQLLALACACALGMAAMMARAGDGNLGAGIAQLPAGLLRAGWSYTLGIVLARIWRERRPAPLLDWRIALLLPVPVVMALPFLPLVAWGGDVIVITVVFPALFWIAASAVPTQSGERILETLGAISFPLYAVHFPILLAADRFGGGEPGRVVGIFAAIAVAAILARAISQRASARRPLPVPLADA, encoded by the coding sequence ATGAACCCGGCGACAACCGACAGACCTAAAGGCCCCGGGCGGCTTGTCCTGCTCGACGGGCTGCGCGGCGTCGCCGCGATCGGCGTGGTACTGTTCCATGCCCAGTTGAGCGGCGCCGGCCACGCCTTCTCGCGAGGGTATCTGTTCGTCGACTTGTTTTTCCTGCTGTCAGGTTTCGTGCTGACGTTGGCCTTCGAGACGCGTTTCGCCGGGGGGCTGGCGGCAACGCCCTTCCTGCGCCAGCGGCTGCGCCGATTTCTGCCGATGATCGCGGCGGGCGCTGCGATGGGGTTTCTGGCGCTACTGGGGCGCGATTATCCCCTTGTCGCCTGCGTTCTGGCCCTGGTAGTGTCGGCCGCGATGATCCCGTTGCCTATGGCGACGATTTTCCCGCTTAACCCGCCGCAATGGTCGCTGATGGTCGAGCTGATCGCCAATGCCGTCCATGCCCGCTGGCTTCACCGCATGACGAGCGCACAATTGCTGGCATTGGCCTGTGCCTGCGCGCTGGGAATGGCGGCGATGATGGCGCGCGCCGGAGACGGTAATCTGGGCGCGGGGATCGCACAATTGCCGGCAGGACTGCTGCGGGCGGGCTGGTCCTATACGCTGGGCATCGTCCTTGCCCGCATCTGGCGCGAACGCCGGCCAGCACCGCTGCTGGACTGGCGCATCGCCCTGCTGCTGCCAGTGCCTGTCGTGATGGCGCTCCCGTTCCTGCCGCTTGTCGCCTGGGGCGGCGATGTCATCGTCATCACCGTGGTTTTCCCTGCACTGTTCTGGATCGCCGCCAGCGCCGTTCCGACGCAATCGGGAGAGCGCATCCTGGAAACGCTCGGGGCGATTTCCTTCCCGCTATACGCCGTACATTTCCCGATCCTGCTGGCGGCAGACCGGTTTGGCGGCGGCGAGCCGGGACGCGTCGTCGGCATCTTCGCGGCGATCGCCGTTGCCGCTATCCTCGCCCGCGCCATCTCGCAGCGGGCGAGCGCACGAAGGCCCTTACCGGTTCCACTCGCCGACGCTTGA
- the secA gene encoding preprotein translocase subunit SecA — MLGALVKSIFGSSNERYVKSLDKVVAQINAFEPAIEALSDEELSAQTAKFREMLANGSTLDDLLPEAFATVRETSRRVFGMRHFDVQLIGGMVLHRGEIAEMRTGEGKTLVATTATYLNALEGKGVHVVTVNDYLARRDAEQMERVHGFLGLTVGVIVPNLNEFERREAYGADITYGTNNEFGFDYLRDNMKHERSQMVQRPFNYAIVDEVDSILIDEARTPLIISGPTDDKSELYVQVDAIVKQLVPEDYEADEKTKNISLTEDGVEKAERMLEAAGHLEGSNLYDVENTQVVHHLDQALKAVVMFKRDTDYIVKDDKVVIIDEFTGRMMDGRRWSNGLHQAVEAKEGVNIEPENQTLASITFQNYFRMYPKLSGMTGTAATEAGEFYDIYKMNVVTIPTNVAVMRVDEEDEFYKNTMDKFAAIAKLIRTKYESGQPVLVGTVSIEKSELLSDFLNKEGVKHSVLNARFHEMEAHIVAQAGSLGAVTIATNMAGRGTDIQLGGNVEFRVEDELRDMPEGPERDAAVAKIKAEVGEQKRLVLEAGGLCVIGTERHESRRIDNQLRGRSGRQGDPGLSKFYLCLEDDLLRIFGPDTLFSKMMNNNLADGEAIGSKWLSKAIETAQKKVEARNYEVRKQVVEYDDVMNDQRKVIYEQRSDIMDAETVDDVVVDMRNDTINALIADTCPPGSYPEHWKIEELKEKAKDILNVDAPIDAWVEEDGIDPEVIETRISDIADAQMHEKMSQDDPAIWRQVEKSILLDRLDHYWKEHLATLDALRQVVFLRAYAQKQPINEYKQEAFSLFERMLETIREDVTRIISVSELRMPEPAQLPELPDFLTGHIDPFTGLDNSADGDGSSLNPALFGSLAGSPQGYIDQDAGSQDGGEQAGNPFADLPISRNAPCPCGSGNKYKHCHGALV; from the coding sequence ATGCTCGGCGCACTCGTCAAGTCCATCTTCGGCTCGTCCAACGAGCGTTACGTCAAGTCGCTCGACAAGGTCGTCGCGCAGATCAATGCCTTCGAACCGGCAATCGAAGCCCTCAGCGACGAGGAGCTTTCTGCCCAGACCGCCAAGTTCCGCGAGATGCTTGCGAACGGCTCGACCCTCGACGACCTCTTGCCCGAAGCGTTCGCCACCGTGCGCGAAACCTCGCGCCGCGTGTTCGGCATGCGCCACTTTGACGTGCAGCTGATCGGCGGCATGGTCCTGCACCGCGGCGAAATCGCCGAGATGCGCACGGGTGAGGGCAAGACCCTGGTGGCCACCACTGCCACCTACCTCAATGCGCTGGAAGGCAAGGGCGTCCACGTCGTCACCGTGAACGACTATCTCGCCCGCCGCGATGCCGAGCAGATGGAGCGCGTCCACGGGTTCCTTGGCCTCACCGTCGGCGTGATCGTGCCCAACCTCAACGAGTTCGAGCGCCGCGAGGCTTATGGCGCCGACATCACTTACGGCACCAACAACGAATTCGGCTTCGACTACCTTCGCGACAATATGAAGCATGAGCGCAGCCAGATGGTGCAGCGCCCCTTCAACTACGCGATCGTCGACGAGGTCGATTCGATCCTGATCGACGAGGCCCGCACCCCGCTCATCATCTCCGGCCCTACCGACGACAAGAGCGAGCTTTACGTCCAGGTCGACGCCATCGTGAAGCAGCTAGTCCCCGAGGATTACGAGGCGGACGAGAAGACCAAGAACATCAGCCTGACCGAGGACGGCGTGGAAAAGGCCGAGCGTATGCTCGAAGCCGCCGGCCACCTCGAAGGCTCGAACCTTTACGACGTCGAGAATACCCAGGTCGTTCACCATCTCGACCAGGCGCTCAAGGCCGTGGTGATGTTCAAGCGCGATACGGACTACATCGTCAAGGACGACAAGGTCGTCATCATCGACGAGTTCACCGGACGCATGATGGACGGCCGCCGCTGGTCGAACGGCCTACACCAGGCGGTGGAAGCCAAGGAAGGCGTCAACATCGAGCCCGAGAACCAGACCCTCGCCTCGATCACCTTCCAGAACTATTTCCGCATGTACCCCAAACTTTCGGGCATGACCGGCACCGCCGCGACCGAAGCGGGCGAATTCTACGACATCTACAAGATGAACGTCGTCACCATTCCCACCAACGTCGCCGTCATGCGCGTCGACGAGGAGGACGAGTTCTACAAGAACACGATGGACAAGTTCGCCGCCATCGCCAAGCTGATCCGCACAAAATACGAAAGCGGCCAGCCGGTGCTTGTCGGCACGGTTTCGATCGAGAAGTCGGAACTGCTGTCGGACTTCCTCAACAAGGAAGGCGTCAAGCACTCGGTCCTCAACGCCCGTTTCCACGAAATGGAGGCGCATATCGTTGCGCAGGCCGGTTCGCTCGGCGCGGTGACGATCGCCACTAACATGGCGGGCCGCGGCACCGACATCCAGCTTGGCGGCAACGTGGAATTCCGCGTCGAGGACGAGCTGCGCGACATGCCGGAAGGTCCCGAGCGAGATGCCGCCGTGGCCAAGATCAAGGCCGAGGTCGGTGAGCAGAAGCGCCTCGTCCTCGAAGCTGGCGGCCTGTGTGTGATCGGCACCGAGCGTCACGAAAGCCGACGCATCGACAACCAGCTGCGCGGCCGTTCGGGCCGTCAGGGCGATCCGGGCTTGTCGAAGTTCTACCTTTGCCTGGAGGACGACCTCCTGCGCATCTTCGGCCCCGACACGCTGTTCTCCAAGATGATGAACAACAACCTTGCGGACGGCGAGGCGATCGGTTCCAAATGGCTGTCCAAGGCCATCGAGACCGCGCAGAAGAAGGTCGAGGCGCGCAATTACGAAGTGCGCAAGCAGGTCGTCGAATACGATGACGTGATGAACGACCAGCGCAAGGTCATCTACGAGCAGCGCTCGGACATCATGGACGCCGAGACCGTCGACGACGTCGTCGTCGACATGCGTAACGACACCATCAATGCCCTGATCGCCGATACCTGCCCGCCCGGCTCCTATCCCGAGCACTGGAAGATCGAAGAACTCAAGGAAAAGGCGAAGGACATTCTCAATGTCGATGCGCCGATCGATGCCTGGGTCGAAGAGGACGGCATCGACCCGGAAGTGATCGAAACGCGCATTTCGGACATCGCCGATGCGCAGATGCACGAGAAGATGTCGCAGGACGACCCGGCGATCTGGCGCCAGGTCGAAAAGTCGATCCTGCTCGATCGTCTCGACCACTACTGGAAAGAACACCTCGCCACGCTCGACGCGCTGCGCCAGGTGGTGTTCCTGCGCGCGTATGCGCAGAAGCAGCCGATCAACGAATACAAGCAGGAAGCCTTCAGCCTGTTCGAGCGCATGCTGGAAACGATCCGCGAGGACGTAACCCGCATCATCTCGGTCAGCGAACTGCGCATGCCCGAACCGGCACAGCTGCCTGAACTGCCGGACTTCCTGACCGGGCACATCGATCCCTTCACCGGCCTCGACAATTCCGCTGATGGCGATGGTTCCTCGCTGAACCCGGCGCTGTTCGGCTCGCTTGCCGGCAGCCCGCAGGGGTACATCGACCAGGATGCCGGTAGCCAGGATGGCGGCGAGCAGGCAGGCAATCCGTTTGCCGACCTGCCGATCAGCCGGAACGCGCCGTGCCCTTGCGGGTCGGGCAACAAGTACAAGCACTGCCACGGCGCGCTCGTATAA
- a CDS encoding thioesterase family protein, whose product MPFTTRAQVRFADVDPAGIVFYPRYFEMLNGAVEDWFEQKLGMDFASMHLDHHIGVPTVKLETEFVSPSRLGDRLEITITPQRLGRTSCGISIVFTGEGRERLRAQVVLVCMDLVSHRPVEWPEGVRAAIEAGLVPA is encoded by the coding sequence ATGCCCTTCACCACCCGCGCCCAGGTGCGCTTCGCAGATGTCGACCCGGCGGGAATCGTCTTCTACCCGCGATACTTCGAAATGCTGAACGGCGCGGTCGAGGACTGGTTCGAGCAGAAACTGGGGATGGATTTCGCGTCCATGCACCTCGATCATCATATCGGCGTGCCGACCGTGAAGCTGGAGACCGAATTCGTCTCGCCAAGCCGCCTTGGCGACCGGCTGGAAATCACCATCACTCCCCAGCGTCTTGGCCGCACTTCCTGCGGAATTTCCATCGTGTTCACCGGCGAAGGCCGCGAACGCCTGCGCGCGCAGGTCGTGCTGGTCTGCATGGACCTCGTCAGCCACCGCCCGGTCGAGTGGCCCGAAGGCGTGCGCGCCGCGATCGAAGCAGGATTGGTTCCAGCCTGA
- a CDS encoding MarR family winged helix-turn-helix transcriptional regulator, which translates to MSLAGIDMSALRAMEPSERGAFEAMGEFDKPASASTLDLRVWVRLLDCAKIIEKRLRRNFEDQFGTTLPRFDILATLDRAPDGLRMGELSRALLVSNGNVTAIVRQLQEQGLVHSRPAPDDGRSAIVSLTAQGRAQFAMLAEAHHGWVREALAEFPETSQRHLLDLLSQLKSSIA; encoded by the coding sequence ATGTCACTTGCAGGAATCGACATGTCCGCTCTGCGCGCTATGGAACCTTCCGAAAGAGGAGCTTTCGAGGCGATGGGCGAGTTCGATAAACCTGCATCTGCAAGTACGCTGGACCTGCGCGTATGGGTCCGTCTGCTCGACTGCGCGAAGATCATCGAGAAGCGCCTGCGCCGGAATTTCGAGGACCAGTTCGGCACCACTCTGCCCCGCTTCGATATTCTAGCAACGCTGGACCGAGCGCCCGACGGCCTGCGCATGGGCGAACTGTCGCGCGCGCTGCTGGTATCGAACGGCAATGTCACCGCGATCGTGCGCCAGTTACAGGAACAGGGCCTCGTCCATTCGCGCCCTGCCCCGGACGACGGCCGCTCCGCGATCGTATCGCTGACTGCGCAAGGCCGCGCTCAGTTCGCGATGCTGGCCGAGGCGCACCACGGCTGGGTCCGCGAGGCGCTGGCCGAGTTCCCTGAAACCAGCCAGCGGCACCTCCTCGACCTGTTGAGCCAACTCAAGTCATCCATCGCCTAG
- a CDS encoding bifunctional salicylyl-CoA 5-hydroxylase/oxidoreductase codes for MRIACLGGGPAGIYFAISMKLRDPAHEIHVFERNRSGDTFGWGVVFSDQTLANLEANDPVSAATITDSFAHWDDIDVSVGENTVTSSGHGFIGIGRKHLLQILQARAAELGVVMHFETMFSEDLSAYTDFDLIVAADGINSMVRTANLEKFEVDIDTKRNKFSWLGTTKLFDAFAFIFEKTDHGWIWAHAYRFDATHSTFIVECSPETWEGLGLDKMEQADSIAFCEKVFARHLDGHPLITNATHLRGSAAWINFRRVICRQWSFDNVVLLGDAAHTAHFSIGSGTKLALEDAIKLAQVLDRPGITGRQELARALAEYQAERHIEVLKIQNSARNSTEWFETLDRYLGFDLPQFAYSLMTRSQRVSHENLRLRDPAWLAGLERWFWSGNEGRNTPVQPMFTPYTLRGMTVPNRVVMPAMLTYSADTDGYATDFHSVHYGARALGGAGLVVTELLAVSPEGRATPACPGLWHDGQAERWSAFNEFAHKHSSAKTCAQIGHSGARAACKVPGEGAGYDVALDEPWPTVSASAQPWRKDGTVPKALEAREMDLIVQQFVAAALRADKAGFDMLEVQAGHGNLLSSFITPVMNKREDEFGGAFENRMRLPMRVISAVRAAWPQDKPLAVRISANDWVGEAGVTPAEAVQIARMLREAGVDIVDVSAGETAPEGRPVYGRMFQTPFADQIRNEAGVPTIAVGNIADADQVNSILTAGRADLVALGRMHLFDPVWTLRAAADAGYAEQPVPAPYRTGQDMALRAARGRA; via the coding sequence ACGTCTTCGAGCGCAACCGCTCAGGCGACACATTCGGCTGGGGCGTGGTGTTCTCGGACCAGACGCTGGCGAACCTGGAAGCCAACGATCCGGTCAGCGCCGCCACCATTACTGACAGCTTCGCCCACTGGGACGATATCGACGTCAGCGTAGGCGAAAACACCGTCACGTCGTCCGGCCACGGCTTCATCGGCATCGGCCGCAAGCACCTGCTGCAAATCCTGCAGGCGCGCGCTGCCGAACTGGGCGTGGTGATGCACTTCGAAACGATGTTCAGCGAAGACCTCTCCGCTTACACCGACTTCGACCTGATCGTTGCCGCAGACGGCATCAATTCAATGGTTCGCACCGCCAACCTCGAAAAATTCGAGGTGGATATCGACACCAAGCGTAACAAGTTTTCGTGGCTGGGCACCACCAAACTGTTCGACGCCTTCGCCTTCATCTTCGAAAAGACTGACCATGGCTGGATCTGGGCCCATGCCTACCGCTTCGACGCCACGCATTCGACCTTCATCGTCGAATGCTCGCCCGAGACGTGGGAAGGCCTTGGCCTCGACAAGATGGAGCAGGCCGATTCAATCGCGTTCTGCGAAAAGGTGTTCGCCCGCCATCTGGACGGCCACCCGCTAATCACAAACGCCACCCACCTGCGCGGTTCGGCGGCTTGGATCAACTTCCGCCGCGTGATCTGCCGCCAGTGGTCGTTCGACAACGTGGTCTTGTTGGGCGACGCCGCACATACCGCGCACTTCTCGATCGGATCGGGCACCAAGCTGGCGCTAGAGGATGCGATCAAGCTGGCGCAGGTTCTGGATCGCCCCGGCATCACCGGACGCCAGGAACTGGCCCGCGCGCTTGCCGAATATCAGGCAGAGCGCCACATCGAAGTCCTTAAAATTCAAAACTCTGCGCGCAACTCGACAGAATGGTTCGAGACTCTCGACCGTTACCTCGGGTTTGACCTGCCGCAGTTCGCCTACTCGCTGATGACCCGCTCGCAGCGCGTAAGCCACGAAAACCTGCGCCTGCGCGATCCCGCCTGGCTGGCAGGTCTTGAGCGCTGGTTCTGGAGCGGCAACGAGGGTCGCAATACCCCGGTGCAACCGATGTTCACCCCGTATACCCTGCGCGGCATGACGGTGCCCAACCGCGTGGTCATGCCGGCGATGCTGACGTATTCGGCCGACACGGATGGCTATGCGACGGATTTCCACTCGGTACACTACGGCGCCCGCGCGCTGGGCGGGGCCGGTCTTGTCGTGACCGAACTATTGGCCGTCAGCCCTGAAGGCCGCGCGACCCCCGCCTGCCCCGGCCTGTGGCACGACGGTCAGGCCGAGCGCTGGTCCGCCTTCAACGAGTTCGCCCACAAGCATTCGTCCGCGAAAACCTGCGCGCAGATCGGGCACTCCGGTGCCCGCGCGGCCTGCAAGGTGCCAGGCGAAGGCGCCGGCTATGACGTAGCGCTGGACGAACCTTGGCCCACCGTCTCGGCCAGCGCGCAGCCTTGGCGTAAGGACGGCACCGTGCCCAAGGCCCTCGAAGCGCGCGAGATGGACCTGATCGTCCAGCAGTTCGTCGCCGCTGCCCTGCGCGCCGACAAGGCCGGTTTCGACATGCTCGAAGTGCAGGCCGGCCACGGCAACCTGCTCTCCAGCTTCATCACCCCGGTCATGAACAAGCGCGAGGACGAGTTCGGCGGTGCCTTTGAAAACCGCATGCGCCTGCCGATGCGCGTCATCTCCGCCGTGCGCGCCGCATGGCCGCAGGACAAGCCGCTGGCGGTGCGCATTTCCGCCAACGATTGGGTCGGCGAAGCCGGCGTCACCCCTGCCGAGGCCGTCCAGATCGCCCGCATGCTGCGAGAAGCAGGCGTCGACATCGTCGACGTTTCCGCCGGCGAGACCGCACCAGAGGGTCGTCCCGTCTACGGCCGCATGTTCCAGACCCCGTTCGCCGACCAGATCCGCAACGAAGCGGGTGTGCCGACCATCGCCGTGGGCAACATCGCCGACGCCGATCAGGTCAACTCGATCCTGACCGCCGGGCGCGCCGATCTCGTCGCGCTGGGACGCATGCACTTGTTCGACCCGGTATGGACTCTGCGCGCCGCCGCCGATGCCGGATATGCGGAGCAGCCGGTCCCCGCGCCTTATCGCACGGGTCAGGACATGGCCCTGCGCGCCGCACGCGGCCGGGCCTGA